From the bacterium genome, one window contains:
- a CDS encoding 2-phospho-L-lactate transferase has translation MRVAALAGGVGAARFLRGLRSLLDPARLTIIGNTADDDTFFGLHVSPDLDTVTYTLAGAVGPHGWGLADDRFTALAALGRYYDATWFQLGDRDLATHIYRTDALRRGRTLAQVTAEIAARHGVRQRLLPMSNDPVRTRVTLAGAGTIAFQDYLVRRRGRGRVRAIRYAGADRARPAPGVLAALRGADAILLPPSNPFVSIGPILALPGIREAIRRHRRVAAVTPLVRGLPIKGPLDRMLRGLGHEVSAVGVAELYRGLVDVFVLDQRDAALAPRIEALGMRPVVADTIMRTPARSRALAHLVLRALTA, from the coding sequence ATCCGGGTCGCGGCGCTGGCTGGCGGAGTGGGGGCCGCGCGCTTTCTCCGGGGCCTGCGCTCGCTTCTTGATCCCGCGCGGCTGACCATCATCGGCAACACGGCCGACGACGACACCTTCTTCGGCCTGCACGTCTCGCCCGATCTCGACACCGTCACGTACACGCTGGCGGGGGCCGTCGGACCGCACGGCTGGGGCCTCGCCGATGATCGCTTCACCGCCCTGGCGGCGCTCGGCCGCTACTACGACGCGACCTGGTTCCAGCTCGGCGACCGCGACCTCGCCACCCACATCTACCGCACCGACGCGCTGCGCCGCGGCCGCACCCTCGCCCAGGTGACCGCCGAGATCGCCGCCCGGCACGGCGTCCGCCAGCGCCTGCTGCCGATGAGCAACGACCCGGTGCGGACGCGCGTCACGCTGGCCGGCGCCGGCACCATCGCCTTCCAGGACTACCTCGTCCGCCGCCGCGGCCGCGGCCGTGTGCGCGCCATCCGCTATGCCGGCGCCGACCGGGCGCGGCCGGCGCCCGGGGTGCTGGCGGCGCTGCGCGGCGCCGACGCGATCCTCCTGCCGCCCTCCAATCCGTTCGTCAGCATCGGGCCGATCCTCGCCCTGCCCGGCATCCGCGAGGCCATCCGCCGCCACCGCCGGGTCGCGGCGGTGACCCCGCTGGTGCGCGGCCTGCCGATCAAGGGCCCGCTCGACCGCATGCTGCGCGGCCTCGGCCACGAGGTCTCCGCCGTCGGCGTCGCCGAGCTGTACCGCGGCCTGGTCGACGTCTTCGTCCTCGACCAGCGCGACGCCGCGCTCGCGCCGCGCATCGAAGCGCTCGGCATGCGCCCCGTCGTCGCCGACACGATCATGCGCACGCCCGCCCGCTCGCGCGCCCTGGCGCATCTGGTGTTGCGCGCCCTGACCGCATAG
- the cofE gene encoding coenzyme F420-0:L-glutamate ligase yields MTVSITPLPGLPMIRPGDDLGALLLAAVGAAGLAPEDGDILVVCQKAVSKAEGRLVDLATVTPSPFAEQIAAATQGKDPRVIEVILSQTRRIVRMDNGTLIVETGPGWVCANAGVDESNSGGDGIVVLLPVDPDASARRIAATLRERSGRRVAVIVTDTFGRPWRQGLVDFALGVAGMPALLDLRGSSDLDGRELHHTVNAQADALAAAAGLVMRKGAGIPAALVRGYPFTPGEGSGRELIREKQFDLFR; encoded by the coding sequence ATGACCGTCTCGATCACCCCCCTGCCCGGCCTGCCGATGATCCGGCCCGGCGACGACCTCGGCGCCCTGCTGCTCGCGGCCGTCGGCGCCGCCGGCCTGGCGCCCGAGGACGGCGACATCCTGGTCGTCTGCCAGAAGGCGGTCTCCAAGGCGGAGGGCCGCCTGGTCGACTTGGCCACGGTCACCCCCTCGCCGTTCGCCGAGCAGATCGCCGCCGCCACCCAGGGCAAGGATCCGCGCGTCATCGAGGTCATCCTCAGCCAGACCCGCCGCATCGTCCGCATGGACAACGGCACGCTGATCGTCGAGACCGGCCCCGGCTGGGTGTGCGCCAACGCCGGCGTCGACGAGTCGAACAGCGGCGGCGACGGCATCGTCGTGCTCCTGCCCGTCGATCCCGACGCCTCCGCCCGCCGCATCGCGGCGACGCTGCGCGAGCGCAGCGGGCGCCGGGTGGCGGTCATCGTCACCGACACCTTCGGCCGTCCCTGGCGCCAGGGGCTGGTCGACTTCGCCCTCGGCGTCGCCGGCATGCCGGCGCTGCTCGACCTGCGCGGCAGCAGCGACCTCGACGGCCGCGAGTTGCACCACACGGTGAACGCCCAGGCCGATGCGCTCGCCGCCGCCGCCGGCCTGGTGATGCGCAAGGGCGCCGGCATTCCCGCGGCCCTGGTGCGCGGCTACCCCTTCACGCCGGGCGAGGGCTCGGGGCGCGAGCTGATCCGCGAGAAGCAGTTCGACCTGTTCCGCTGA
- a CDS encoding L,D-transpeptidase: MRRSVLAMAVATGMVASAVAADVGAGSVVPGRPTIEIWKSQRKMELRYGEYVDRTFAVMLGRAPRFAKEERGDYRTPVGRYYIAYKKPSRFDRFLGISYPNIDDAEKGYQRGLIDANQWADIFFANMKLDTPSAQTRLGGMVGIHGFGDRQYMPIDWTEGCIAVSNDEIEYLYNVTPVGTPVLIHE; this comes from the coding sequence GTGAGGCGGAGCGTGCTGGCGATGGCGGTGGCGACCGGGATGGTCGCGAGCGCGGTCGCCGCCGATGTCGGGGCGGGCAGCGTGGTGCCGGGCCGGCCGACGATCGAGATCTGGAAATCGCAGCGCAAGATGGAGCTGCGCTACGGCGAGTACGTCGACCGCACCTTCGCCGTCATGCTCGGCCGCGCCCCGCGCTTCGCCAAGGAGGAACGCGGCGACTACCGGACGCCGGTGGGGCGCTACTACATCGCCTACAAGAAGCCGAGCCGTTTCGACCGTTTCCTCGGCATCAGCTACCCGAACATCGACGACGCCGAGAAGGGCTACCAGCGCGGCCTGATCGACGCCAACCAGTGGGCCGACATCTTCTTCGCCAACATGAAGCTGGACACCCCGAGCGCGCAGACCCGGCTCGGCGGCATGGTCGGCATCCACGGCTTCGGCGACCGCCAGTACATGCCCATCGACTGGACCGAGGGCTGCATCGCGGTCAGCAACGACGAGATCGAGTACCTGTACAACGTCACGCCGGTGGGCACGCCGGTGCTGATCCACGAGTAG
- a CDS encoding acyl-CoA dehydrogenase family protein — MNAPFATPTDVQAELVDTIRRFVEREVAPVASRLDHDDEYPHALVERMKELGLFGATIPTEYGGLGLDFSTYAMIIEELCVGWMSLSGILNTHLLLAYMIRTQGTDDQKQRYLPKLARAELRGALCLTEAHAGSDVQRIRTTAVRRGDDYVVNGSKMFVTNGREGSVYALVCKTDPQANPPHKGMSLLIAERGPGVTISRDIEKIGYKGVDTVEIAFEDFRVPAANLLGGVEGHGMQHVLNGLEVGRINIASRAVGVARAAFEHAIRYAQQRTTFGKPICEHQAIQLKLADMGTRIEAARLLVRQAAYKKDTGQRCDLEAGMAKLFASETCGWVTLEAMRVLGGYGYTKEFPVERFYRDAPLMIIGEGTNEIQRTIIARQLVKRYPV; from the coding sequence GTGAACGCGCCATTCGCCACGCCGACCGACGTGCAGGCCGAGCTCGTCGACACGATCCGCCGCTTCGTCGAGCGCGAGGTGGCGCCGGTCGCCAGCCGGCTCGACCACGACGACGAGTACCCGCACGCCCTGGTCGAACGGATGAAGGAATTGGGGCTGTTCGGCGCCACCATCCCGACCGAGTACGGCGGCCTCGGCCTCGACTTCAGCACCTACGCGATGATCATCGAGGAGCTGTGCGTCGGCTGGATGAGCCTCAGCGGCATCCTCAACACCCACCTGCTGCTGGCCTACATGATCCGCACCCAGGGCACCGACGACCAGAAGCAGCGCTACCTGCCGAAGCTGGCCAGGGCCGAGCTGCGCGGCGCCCTCTGCCTCACCGAGGCGCACGCCGGCAGCGACGTGCAGCGCATCCGCACCACGGCCGTCCGCCGCGGCGACGACTACGTCGTCAACGGCAGCAAGATGTTCGTCACCAACGGGCGCGAGGGCAGCGTCTACGCGCTGGTGTGCAAGACCGACCCGCAGGCCAACCCGCCGCACAAGGGCATGAGCCTGCTGATCGCCGAACGGGGCCCGGGCGTCACCATCAGCCGCGACATCGAGAAGATCGGCTACAAGGGCGTCGACACGGTGGAGATCGCGTTCGAGGATTTCCGCGTCCCCGCCGCCAACCTGCTCGGCGGCGTCGAGGGGCACGGCATGCAGCACGTGCTCAACGGCCTCGAGGTCGGCCGCATCAACATCGCCTCGCGCGCCGTCGGCGTCGCTCGCGCCGCCTTCGAGCACGCCATCCGCTACGCGCAGCAGCGCACGACCTTCGGCAAGCCGATCTGCGAGCACCAGGCGATCCAACTCAAGCTCGCCGACATGGGCACCCGCATCGAGGCGGCGCGCCTGCTGGTGCGCCAGGCGGCCTACAAGAAGGACACCGGCCAGCGCTGCGACCTCGAGGCCGGCATGGCGAAGCTCTTCGCCTCCGAGACCTGCGGCTGGGTGACGCTGGAAGCGATGCGCGTCCTCGGCGGCTACGGCTACACCAAGGAATTCCCGGTCGAACGCTTCTACCGCGACGCGCCGCTGATGATCATCGGCGAGGGCACCAACGAGATCCAGCGCACCATCATCGCCCGGCAACTGGTGAAGCGGTATCCGGTCTGA
- a CDS encoding MBL fold metallo-hydrolase — MITNPHSRTNVHEIADGIYRISTPIQIPGGVGDFSFNQYLVLDDAPLLFHTGPRRMFPLVREAVSRLLPVERLRHVGFGHFEADECGSLNDWLAVAPAAEAACGAIGAMTSVGDVADRPPRALADGDRLSLGRHTLRWFDTPHVPHGWDAGLLFDETTRTLFCGDLFTQGGDGAPALTEGDILGPSEAFRAPLDYYAHGPNTAAVIERLAAERPTTLACMHGSAWRGDGAALLRALARAVA; from the coding sequence ATGATCACCAACCCGCACTCGCGCACCAACGTCCACGAGATCGCCGACGGCATCTACCGCATCAGCACGCCGATCCAGATCCCGGGCGGGGTCGGCGACTTCAGCTTCAACCAGTACCTGGTGCTCGACGACGCGCCGCTGCTCTTCCACACCGGGCCGCGGCGGATGTTCCCGCTGGTGCGCGAGGCGGTCTCCCGCCTGCTCCCCGTCGAGCGGCTGCGCCACGTCGGTTTCGGCCACTTCGAGGCCGACGAGTGCGGCAGCCTGAACGACTGGCTGGCGGTCGCGCCGGCGGCCGAGGCCGCCTGCGGCGCGATCGGCGCCATGACCTCGGTCGGCGACGTCGCCGACCGCCCGCCGCGCGCCCTGGCCGACGGCGACCGCCTCAGCCTCGGCCGCCACACGCTGCGCTGGTTCGACACCCCGCACGTTCCCCACGGCTGGGACGCCGGCCTCCTCTTCGACGAGACCACGCGCACGCTGTTCTGCGGCGACCTCTTCACCCAGGGCGGCGACGGCGCGCCGGCGCTCACCGAGGGCGACATCCTCGGTCCGAGCGAAGCCTTCCGCGCCCCGCTCGACTACTATGCGCACGGCCCCAACACCGCCGCCGTCATCGAGCGGCTCGCCGCCGAGCGCCCGACCACCCTCGCCTGCATGCACGGCAGCGCCTGGCGCGGCGACGGCGCCGCCCTGCTGCGCGCCCTCGCCCGGGCGGTGGCGTGA
- a CDS encoding aminotransferase class I/II-fold pyridoxal phosphate-dependent enzyme — MPRDPHAGGPSTRAVHGGEARRKLADAATEPIVQTATYTFADTAELVAYFEGRVEREEYGRYGNPTQRVAERKLAALEGAEDGLLFASGMAAITTTLFAMLSKGAHVVVTDDAYRRTRQFLLHTLRRYGVEVTVVPAGDYERLEEAIRPTTRVLFSESPTNPYNRILDLERVAAIAQRHRVKSVIDSTFATPINQRPIEYGIDLVIHSATKYLGGHNDLLAGAVLGSAPLIGGIRDLQGVTGAVPDPFAAYLLIRGIKTLALRVERQNDSAARLAAFLAGHEKVARVHHASLASHPEHAIAARQMRGFGGVVSFEIRGDLAAGSRLVDACRIPRIAPSLGGVESLIEQPALMSFFELSSEERLQVGITDALIRYSVGIEDADDLIADLAQALDAV; from the coding sequence GTGCCGCGGGATCCGCACGCCGGCGGCCCGAGCACGCGCGCCGTCCACGGCGGCGAAGCGCGACGCAAGCTCGCCGACGCCGCCACCGAGCCGATCGTCCAGACGGCGACCTACACCTTCGCCGACACCGCCGAGCTGGTGGCCTACTTCGAGGGCCGGGTGGAGCGCGAGGAGTACGGGCGCTACGGCAATCCGACCCAGCGCGTGGCGGAGCGCAAGCTGGCGGCGCTCGAGGGCGCGGAGGACGGGCTGCTGTTCGCGAGCGGCATGGCGGCGATCACCACCACCCTGTTCGCCATGCTGTCCAAGGGCGCGCACGTGGTGGTCACCGACGACGCCTACCGCCGCACCCGCCAGTTCCTCCTGCACACGCTGCGCCGCTACGGGGTCGAGGTGACGGTGGTGCCGGCGGGCGACTACGAACGGCTCGAGGAGGCGATCCGGCCGACGACGCGGGTGCTGTTCAGCGAGTCGCCGACCAATCCCTACAACCGCATCCTCGACCTCGAGCGCGTCGCCGCGATCGCCCAGCGGCACCGGGTGAAGAGCGTCATCGACTCGACCTTCGCGACGCCGATCAACCAGCGGCCGATCGAGTACGGCATCGACCTGGTGATCCACTCGGCGACCAAGTACCTCGGCGGCCACAACGACCTGCTGGCTGGCGCGGTGCTGGGCAGCGCGCCGCTGATCGGCGGCATCCGCGACCTGCAGGGGGTGACCGGCGCGGTCCCGGATCCGTTCGCCGCCTATCTGCTGATCCGCGGCATCAAGACCCTGGCCCTGCGCGTCGAGCGCCAGAACGACAGCGCCGCCCGGCTCGCCGCCTTCCTCGCCGGCCACGAGAAGGTGGCGCGGGTGCACCACGCCAGCCTGGCGAGCCATCCCGAGCACGCCATCGCCGCGCGCCAGATGCGCGGCTTCGGCGGCGTGGTGTCGTTCGAGATCCGCGGCGACCTGGCGGCGGGCTCGCGCCTGGTGGACGCCTGCCGCATTCCGCGCATCGCGCCCTCGCTGGGCGGCGTGGAGAGCCTGATCGAGCAGCCGGCGCTGATGAGCTTCTTCGAGCTCAGCAGCGAGGAGCGGCTGCAGGTCGGGATCACCGACGCGCTGATCCGCTATTCGGTCGGCATCGAGGACGCCGACGACCTGATCGCCGATCTCGCGCAGGCGCTGGACGCGGTGTAG
- the thrC gene encoding threonine synthase codes for MSEYAAWFECVNGCPDHYSLFEVIYRCPHCGDLLDVVHDVAALRRRSAAAWMQLFDERYRHNAFPYGSGVWGKKEWVIPFLANENIVSTYEGGTNLLWAERYGKLLGIEDLWVKQCGNSHTGSFKDLGMTVLVSVVKQMIADGQQIAAIACASTGDTSAALANYCAAAGIPAVVLLPRNKVSPAQLVQPLANGALVLSLDTDFDGCMALVQEITKERTVYLANSMNSLRIEGQKTVAIELVQQFNWEIPDWVIIPGGNLGNVSALGKGFLLMRDLGLIQKLPRIAVAQAENANPLYRSYLEHFEQFAPVEARRTLASAIQIGNPVSVKRAIRVLKQFEGVVEQASESELANEAALADRTGMFNDPHTGVALAALRKLVERKLIRPQQRVVVISTAHGLKFAEQKTAYHLGQLEGITSRYANRPMEIGGELTAVTDAIHRFAEKVKLLEQ; via the coding sequence ATGAGTGAGTACGCGGCCTGGTTCGAGTGCGTGAACGGCTGCCCCGACCACTACAGCTTGTTCGAGGTCATCTACCGCTGCCCGCACTGCGGCGACTTGCTCGACGTCGTGCACGACGTGGCGGCGCTGCGCCGGCGCTCGGCGGCGGCGTGGATGCAGCTCTTCGACGAGCGCTACCGCCACAATGCGTTTCCCTACGGCTCGGGGGTGTGGGGCAAGAAGGAATGGGTGATCCCGTTCCTCGCCAACGAGAACATCGTCTCGACCTACGAGGGCGGCACCAACCTGTTGTGGGCCGAGCGCTACGGCAAGCTGCTCGGCATCGAGGACCTGTGGGTCAAGCAGTGCGGCAACTCGCACACCGGGTCCTTCAAGGATCTGGGCATGACCGTGCTGGTGTCGGTGGTGAAGCAGATGATCGCCGACGGCCAGCAGATCGCCGCCATCGCCTGCGCCTCGACCGGCGACACCTCGGCGGCGCTCGCCAACTACTGCGCCGCCGCCGGCATCCCCGCGGTGGTGCTGCTGCCGCGCAACAAGGTCTCGCCGGCGCAGCTCGTGCAGCCGCTGGCCAACGGCGCGCTGGTGCTGAGCCTCGACACGGATTTCGACGGCTGCATGGCGCTGGTGCAGGAGATCACCAAGGAGCGCACCGTCTACCTCGCCAACTCGATGAACAGCCTGCGCATCGAGGGGCAGAAGACGGTCGCCATCGAGCTCGTGCAGCAGTTCAACTGGGAGATCCCCGACTGGGTGATCATCCCGGGCGGCAACCTCGGCAACGTCAGCGCCCTCGGCAAGGGGTTCCTGCTGATGCGCGACCTCGGCCTGATCCAGAAGCTGCCGCGCATCGCCGTCGCCCAGGCGGAGAACGCCAATCCGCTCTATCGCTCCTACCTCGAGCACTTCGAGCAGTTCGCGCCGGTCGAGGCGCGGCGCACCCTCGCCAGCGCCATCCAGATCGGCAACCCGGTCAGCGTCAAGCGCGCCATCCGGGTGCTGAAGCAGTTCGAGGGGGTGGTCGAACAGGCGAGCGAGTCGGAGCTGGCGAACGAAGCGGCGCTGGCCGACCGCACCGGCATGTTCAACGACCCGCACACCGGCGTCGCCCTGGCGGCGCTGCGCAAGCTGGTCGAGCGGAAGCTGATCCGGCCGCAACAGCGGGTGGTGGTGATCTCGACCGCGCACGGCCTCAAGTTCGCCGAGCAGAAGACCGCCTACCACCTCGGCCAGCTCGAGGGCATCACCTCGCGCTACGCCAACCGGCCGATGGAGATCGGCGGCGAGCTCACCGCGGTCACCGACGCCATCCACCGCTTCGCCGAGAAGGTGAAGCTGCTGGAGCAGTGA
- a CDS encoding glycosyltransferase family 1 protein, which translates to MRVVVTGLVATYPLGGLSWDYLAYVDAFRRLGAEVLYLEDTGSWFYQPDTATYADDPSANLAYLTAALARIDAGDVPWAVRAPDGALHGAAEAAVADFCRGADLFLNVSGACWLRDAYRAARRTAYLDTDPGFTQSTLQAVERGDASDDQRFSATLIRQHDRFLTYAEAIGDPGCGVPRCGLEWKPTRQPIVLDRWPVEPPPPGAPYTTVMSWAHGRAAPVIDGVARAGKDAEMMRFLDLPRRCGVAFELAVGGEPPRDLLAAHGWRVVDAWSRSTTMDVYQAYLRASRGEWSVAKQVYVALRSGWFSTRSAAYLACGRPVVAQDTGWSARYASGEGLFAFTTLDEAVAAVAAIEADYPRHAAAARAVAERELDSRRVLARLLADVA; encoded by the coding sequence ATGCGCGTCGTCGTCACCGGCCTGGTGGCCACGTATCCGCTCGGCGGGCTGAGTTGGGACTACCTCGCCTACGTCGACGCCTTCCGGCGCCTCGGCGCCGAGGTGCTGTACCTCGAGGACACGGGGAGCTGGTTCTACCAACCGGACACCGCGACGTACGCCGACGATCCGTCCGCGAACCTCGCCTATCTCACCGCCGCGCTGGCGCGGATCGACGCCGGCGATGTCCCCTGGGCGGTGCGGGCGCCGGATGGCGCGCTGCACGGCGCCGCCGAGGCGGCGGTCGCCGACTTCTGTCGCGGCGCCGATCTCTTCCTCAACGTCTCCGGCGCCTGCTGGCTGCGCGACGCCTATCGCGCCGCCCGGCGGACGGCGTACCTGGACACCGATCCCGGATTCACCCAGTCCACGCTGCAGGCGGTCGAGCGCGGTGACGCGAGCGACGACCAGCGCTTCTCCGCCACCCTCATCCGCCAGCACGACCGCTTCCTCACCTATGCCGAGGCGATCGGCGACCCGGGCTGCGGCGTGCCCCGCTGCGGCCTGGAATGGAAGCCGACCCGACAGCCGATCGTGCTCGACCGCTGGCCGGTCGAGCCGCCGCCGCCGGGCGCGCCGTACACCACCGTGATGTCGTGGGCGCACGGCCGCGCGGCGCCGGTGATCGACGGCGTGGCCCGCGCCGGCAAGGACGCCGAGATGATGCGCTTCCTCGACCTGCCAAGGCGCTGCGGCGTTGCCTTCGAGCTGGCGGTGGGCGGCGAGCCGCCGCGGGACCTGCTCGCGGCGCACGGCTGGCGGGTGGTCGACGCCTGGAGCCGCTCGACCACCATGGACGTCTACCAGGCGTACCTGCGCGCCTCGCGCGGCGAGTGGAGCGTCGCCAAGCAGGTCTACGTCGCCCTGCGCAGCGGCTGGTTCAGCACCCGCAGCGCCGCCTATCTCGCCTGCGGCCGGCCGGTGGTGGCGCAGGACACCGGTTGGAGCGCGCGCTACGCGAGCGGCGAGGGGTTGTTCGCGTTCACGACCCTCGACGAGGCCGTGGCGGCGGTGGCGGCGATCGAGGCCGACTACCCGCGCCACGCCGCGGCGGCGCGGGCCGTCGCCGAGCGCGAGCTCGACAGCCGGCGGGTGCTCGCCCGCCTGCTCGCCGACGTGGCGTGA
- a CDS encoding ABC transporter ATP-binding protein has product MILRRTAQAVWPHRWPVALGLLQVAAINGLELLKPWPLQVVIDAVIGGHPVRWAPLAGWSREALLTVAAGGLVGIWVASGALAVWNNHTTIAAGQAMVDDLRNRLYDHVQHLSLSFHARAGVGDLLYRVTADTFAIQTLAMNGLFPVASAVLLLAGMLAVMLQLNPLLTVVALVVAPLMLLSIALVNARLDAVASEVRANESAVYQIVQRNLAAIRVVQAFAAEPIEQQRFLRGSRASLRSSLRLYTLQTAYGAATGVLTAAGTAAVLVVGSWQVWAGRLSVGEMVVFVSYLASLYGPLNALVNTYGLVRAAAVGVRRVFEVLDGEAPLRDGSLDPAAPVRGGLALRGVSFTYPDGTEALRDVDLDIAPGERIAIVGPTGAGKSTLVSLIPRFADPTQGSVRLDGVDLRQLRLAALRRQIGMVLQPATVLPLSVHDNIAYGRPQATRAEVEAAARLAQADAFIRRLPAGYDTVLGEQGATLSEGERQRLTIARALLRQAPVLILDEPTAALDAGTEAALLAGLEEVVRGRTAIVIAHRLRTVLGADRIVVLDGGRIVEVGTPDELLRRGGAFARLHAAQLGGARVGA; this is encoded by the coding sequence ATGATCCTGCGGCGCACCGCGCAGGCCGTGTGGCCGCACCGCTGGCCGGTCGCCCTCGGCCTGCTGCAGGTGGCGGCGATCAACGGCCTCGAGCTGCTCAAGCCGTGGCCGCTGCAGGTGGTGATCGATGCCGTCATCGGCGGCCACCCGGTGCGCTGGGCGCCGCTGGCCGGCTGGTCGCGGGAGGCGCTGCTCACCGTCGCCGCCGGCGGCCTGGTCGGCATCTGGGTGGCGAGCGGGGCGCTCGCGGTGTGGAACAACCACACCACCATCGCCGCCGGCCAGGCGATGGTCGACGACCTGCGCAACCGCCTCTACGACCACGTCCAGCACCTGAGCCTGTCGTTCCACGCCCGCGCCGGCGTCGGCGACCTGTTGTACCGGGTGACGGCCGACACCTTCGCCATCCAGACGCTGGCGATGAACGGCCTGTTTCCGGTCGCCTCCGCGGTGCTGCTGCTCGCCGGCATGCTGGCGGTGATGCTGCAGCTCAATCCGCTGCTGACCGTGGTGGCGCTGGTCGTCGCGCCGCTGATGCTGCTGAGCATCGCCCTGGTCAACGCCCGCCTCGACGCCGTCGCCAGCGAGGTGCGCGCCAACGAGAGCGCGGTGTACCAGATCGTGCAGCGCAACCTGGCCGCGATCCGCGTCGTGCAGGCCTTCGCCGCCGAGCCGATCGAGCAGCAGCGCTTCCTGCGCGGCAGCCGCGCCAGCCTGCGCAGCAGCCTGCGCCTGTACACGCTGCAGACCGCCTACGGCGCCGCCACCGGCGTGCTGACGGCGGCCGGCACGGCGGCGGTGCTGGTCGTCGGGAGCTGGCAGGTGTGGGCGGGCCGCCTCAGCGTCGGCGAGATGGTCGTCTTCGTCAGCTACCTGGCCTCGCTGTATGGGCCGCTGAACGCGCTGGTGAACACCTACGGCCTGGTGCGCGCCGCGGCGGTCGGCGTGCGGCGGGTGTTCGAGGTGCTGGACGGCGAGGCGCCGCTGCGCGACGGCAGCCTCGACCCGGCGGCGCCGGTGCGCGGCGGGCTGGCGCTGCGCGGCGTGTCGTTCACCTATCCGGACGGGACCGAGGCGCTGCGCGACGTCGACCTCGACATCGCCCCCGGCGAGCGGATCGCCATCGTCGGCCCGACCGGCGCCGGCAAGAGCACGCTGGTCAGTCTCATCCCGCGCTTCGCCGACCCGACCCAGGGGAGCGTCCGCCTCGACGGCGTCGACCTGCGCCAGTTGCGCCTGGCGGCGCTGCGGCGCCAGATCGGCATGGTGCTGCAGCCGGCGACGGTGCTGCCGCTGAGCGTGCACGACAACATCGCCTACGGGCGGCCGCAGGCGACCCGGGCCGAGGTCGAGGCGGCGGCCCGCCTGGCCCAGGCCGACGCCTTCATCCGCCGCCTGCCGGCGGGATACGACACGGTGCTGGGCGAGCAGGGCGCGACGCTGTCGGAGGGCGAACGGCAGCGCCTGACGATCGCGCGGGCCCTGCTGCGACAGGCGCCGGTCCTGATCCTCGACGAGCCGACGGCGGCACTCGACGCCGGCACCGAGGCGGCGTTGCTGGCGGGGCTCGAGGAGGTGGTGCGCGGGCGGACGGCGATCGTCATCGCGCATCGCCTGCGCACCGTGCTGGGCGCCGACCGCATCGTCGTGCTCGACGGCGGACGCATCGTCGAGGTCGGAACCCCGGACGAGCTGCTGCGCCGCGGCGGCGCCTTCGCCCGCCTGCACGCCGCCCAGCTCGGAGGCGCGCGTGTCGGCGCCTGA